The Chryseobacterium sp. 52 genome includes a region encoding these proteins:
- a CDS encoding acyl carrier protein, with product MDTINHTLKLNHEELFTLLKGFITEVIGAEFVEEMDITPESSFTKDLEMDSIEIVSFSEKIKAHFGEQIDFTGWLSSMDLDELINLDLRMIINYIYECQ from the coding sequence ATGGACACTATAAACCACACATTAAAATTGAATCACGAGGAACTGTTTACTCTTTTAAAAGGTTTTATTACTGAAGTGATAGGCGCAGAATTTGTAGAAGAGATGGATATCACTCCGGAAAGTTCATTCACTAAAGATCTGGAAATGGACAGCATAGAAATTGTCTCTTTTTCTGAGAAAATCAAAGCACATTTCGGTGAGCAAATTGATTTTACGGGATGGCTTTCTTCTATGGATCTGGATGAGCTGATCAACCTTGACCTTCGTATGATCATTAATTATATCTACGAATGCCAATAA
- a CDS encoding alpha/beta fold hydrolase: MPIITVNDKQVHIQELNKGAGQTVVLIHGMFSNLSIYYFNIAPILAQHYHVVMYDLKSHGMSERFTDGYDLESMSSDLLALMDFLHLKKVHLAGYSFGGLIALKTALKAPERISQLVVIEAPDPQDEKARGIIDEYSKEFLEHYVANFTDTTKVQMGKRQMEKNHRMYEFLFEKTSIKADMIREKHFLSEISLSEFGIPTLLLYGAESNCKPTGRWLSEQIHSSELELIPGDHNIPIQEPVQIAETIVQFLSQSLSNTLTQHHG, from the coding sequence ATGCCAATAATCACGGTTAACGATAAACAGGTTCATATTCAGGAACTCAATAAGGGTGCTGGGCAAACGGTGGTTCTTATCCACGGGATGTTCAGCAACCTGTCTATTTATTATTTTAATATTGCTCCGATTCTGGCGCAGCATTATCATGTGGTGATGTACGATCTGAAAAGCCATGGCATGAGTGAGCGTTTTACAGACGGCTATGATCTGGAAAGTATGTCATCTGATCTGCTTGCCCTGATGGATTTTTTACACCTTAAAAAGGTACATCTTGCAGGGTACAGTTTCGGAGGTCTTATTGCACTGAAAACAGCATTGAAGGCTCCCGAACGCATCAGCCAGCTGGTGGTGATAGAAGCACCGGACCCTCAGGACGAAAAAGCACGGGGTATTATCGATGAATACAGCAAAGAATTCCTGGAACATTACGTTGCCAATTTTACAGACACCACCAAAGTGCAGATGGGCAAAAGGCAGATGGAGAAAAACCATCGCATGTATGAGTTCCTGTTTGAAAAAACCAGTATTAAAGCAGATATGATCAGGGAAAAACATTTCCTGAGCGAAATCAGTTTATCAGAATTCGGGATTCCCACATTGCTGCTTTATGGTGCTGAATCCAATTGTAAACCTACGGGAAGATGGCTCAGCGAACAGATCCACTCATCCGAGCTGGAACTGATTCCAGGAGATCATAATATCCCAATTCAGGAACCTGTTCAGATTGCAGAAACAATCGTTCAATTTTTATCTCAATCATTATCTAACACATTAACACAACATCATGGCTAA